A DNA window from Proteiniborus ethanoligenes contains the following coding sequences:
- a CDS encoding iron-containing alcohol dehydrogenase, which yields MLNFNYSIPTQIFFGKDQIQVLGKEIKKYGTKVLLAYGGGSIKKYGVYDKVVGILKEENIPFWELSNIEPNPRIESVREGVRICRENQIDFILPVGGGSSIDCAKVIAAGFYYEGDPWDLVIRKAKIEKILPIGSVLTLSATGSEMDAGAVITNPETKQKLGIGHPNMAPKFSILDPVYTYTVPASQTAAGTADIMSHVLESYFSNNTGAYVQDKIAEGLLKTCIKYGPVAIKEPENYEARANLMWASSLAINGLIRYGKEAIWSVHPIQHELGAYYDITHGVGLAILTPVWMRHVLDDDTLDKFVEYGINVWDIDSTKDKYHIANEAIDKTQEFFTSLGIPGTLGELGIGEESLEKMAKAVTEFNGGKVGSYKPLSYEDVLDIYIKAL from the coding sequence ATGCTAAACTTTAATTATTCTATACCTACTCAAATTTTCTTTGGTAAAGATCAAATTCAAGTATTAGGTAAGGAAATAAAAAAATATGGAACAAAGGTATTACTTGCTTATGGTGGAGGAAGCATTAAAAAATACGGAGTTTATGATAAGGTAGTCGGCATACTAAAGGAAGAAAATATACCTTTCTGGGAATTGTCAAATATCGAACCTAATCCAAGAATAGAAAGCGTAAGAGAAGGAGTTAGAATCTGTAGAGAAAACCAAATAGATTTTATACTTCCAGTAGGTGGAGGAAGCTCTATAGATTGTGCTAAGGTAATAGCTGCAGGCTTTTATTATGAAGGAGATCCTTGGGATTTAGTTATTAGAAAGGCAAAAATTGAAAAGATTCTTCCAATAGGCTCAGTCCTTACATTATCAGCGACAGGTTCAGAAATGGATGCAGGTGCAGTAATTACAAATCCAGAAACAAAACAAAAGCTAGGCATAGGTCATCCTAACATGGCACCTAAGTTTTCTATATTAGATCCAGTATACACTTATACAGTGCCTGCAAGTCAAACAGCAGCAGGAACTGCGGATATAATGAGCCATGTCTTAGAATCATATTTTAGTAACAATACAGGAGCATATGTGCAAGATAAAATAGCAGAAGGCTTACTAAAAACCTGTATTAAATATGGACCTGTTGCAATAAAAGAGCCTGAAAACTATGAAGCAAGGGCAAATTTAATGTGGGCATCAAGTCTTGCTATAAATGGCCTTATTAGATATGGAAAAGAAGCTATATGGAGTGTTCATCCAATTCAGCATGAGCTAGGTGCATATTATGATATTACCCATGGAGTAGGTCTAGCAATATTAACACCTGTATGGATGAGACATGTACTAGACGATGATACTCTAGATAAGTTTGTAGAGTATGGAATAAATGTTTGGGATATTGATAGCACCAAGGACAAATACCATATAGCAAATGAGGCTATAGATAAAACACAGGAATTCTTTACCTCCTTAGGCATACCAGGAACTCTTGGAGAATTAGGTATAGGAGAAGAAAGTCTAGAAAAAATGGCTAAGGCAGTGACAGAATTTAACGGAGGAAAGGTAGGCTCCTATAAACCTCTCAGCTATGAGGATGTATTAGATATATATATAAAAGCTTTATAA
- a CDS encoding DUF2935 domain-containing protein, protein MLSSVEFIRQSLETHLFFARIMKEHSFFLEVGFTPRDVSFSQQADMFRVEFDRLLGEVIFLSNGVISPGVIQSGEVVTPYTLKAEMASAYLTGVQIQTHLTQAEEGLMGREHLMFAPMHEQAVCMINQKAIALLTALIDFKQNILSNVLSCNMFTVNYPLLIDHIMREAKLYLRIVNRLQMREKIDIDKEIYEQELFWNRIMAEHSKFIRGLLDPTEEDLFNLANNFGREFDKLTEDVKKAINRTLPISKVTEESLEATKRVRDFNAQGTQGLIECKIKSTIIPLLGDHVLRESNHFIRLLKKFQQLV, encoded by the coding sequence ATGCTATCTAGTGTTGAATTTATTAGGCAGTCTTTAGAAACACATCTTTTTTTTGCTAGGATTATGAAGGAACATTCATTCTTTCTAGAAGTAGGCTTTACACCGAGAGACGTGAGTTTTTCTCAACAGGCAGACATGTTTAGAGTAGAATTCGATAGACTTTTGGGAGAGGTTATTTTTCTTTCAAATGGTGTAATTAGCCCTGGTGTAATTCAATCAGGAGAAGTAGTTACTCCATATACCCTAAAAGCTGAAATGGCATCAGCATATCTTACAGGTGTACAGATACAAACACATCTTACACAAGCAGAAGAAGGATTGATGGGTAGAGAACATTTAATGTTTGCTCCTATGCATGAGCAAGCGGTATGTATGATTAACCAAAAAGCGATAGCTTTGTTGACAGCTTTGATTGACTTTAAACAAAATATATTATCTAATGTTTTGTCCTGCAATATGTTTACTGTTAATTATCCACTATTAATTGACCACATAATGAGAGAAGCTAAGTTGTATCTAAGAATAGTTAATAGGCTTCAGATGAGAGAGAAAATCGATATAGACAAAGAGATATATGAACAAGAACTATTCTGGAATAGAATCATGGCAGAGCATTCTAAGTTTATTCGAGGTTTACTTGATCCTACAGAAGAAGATTTGTTCAATTTAGCTAACAATTTTGGTAGAGAATTTGATAAATTAACAGAAGACGTAAAAAAAGCTATTAATAGAACTCTACCGATTTCGAAAGTAACGGAGGAAAGCCTTGAAGCTACAAAAAGAGTTAGAGATTTTAATGCTCAAGGGACACAAGGATTAATTGAATGTAAAATTAAATCAACAATAATTCCACTGTTAGGAGACCATGTTCTCCGAGAGTCTAATCATTTTATACGTTTATTAAAAAAATTCCAGCAATTAGTTTAG
- a CDS encoding IS3 family transposase → FHSDRGFQYTNNSFKSKINKAGMTQSMSRVGKCIDNGPMEGFFGILKAEMFYGKTFKSLEDLKEEIIKYIKFYNEERFQKRLGCMAPLEYRNHTPKSA, encoded by the coding sequence TTTCATAGCGATAGAGGTTTTCAATATACTAATAATTCCTTTAAAAGTAAGATTAATAAAGCAGGGATGACACAAAGTATGTCTAGAGTTGGTAAATGTATTGATAATGGTCCTATGGAAGGATTTTTTGGGATTTTAAAAGCTGAGATGTTTTATGGAAAAACCTTTAAATCTCTTGAAGATTTAAAAGAAGAAATAATCAAATATATTAAATTCTACAATGAAGAAAGATTTCAAAAAAGATTAGGGTGTATGGCTCCTTTAGAATATAGAAACCACACACCCAAAAGTGCATAA
- a CDS encoding vWA domain-containing protein: MSFYSPIFFLLFIGLVPIIIMYLLKKQHTELTISSNYLWEKALRDVEANRPWQKLKKNLLLILQLLIFSLAVFALARPFIFSNAISGGHTIIVLDTSLSMQGKSKDSTRFDIGKKEGEKLIENLRPDSRVTIIAMDATPNIILNSTKDQKLARKKLEELKPSNTVDNVEETISLLKAMVKDEEDYSILVFTDKGIEADIDNLFVNYIDGEEKNIAIDNISHSIDKNGITALTRVTNYSDEDVKFDLSLYVDNKLSDVKEISLPPRESNNIYWQGIHPNVGIITVEADIDDSLKEDNIRYHVVNPNPIKKALLMTKGNVFLEKAISLNNNVELYKINEASENIEGYDLYIFDGMAPEKLPTDGNIIMINLENNELFKAPVVKFGELKALNDELFKYVNLDFSLSEARYIKDADWIEPVLLIDDNTVIGKGQKDNQKMIVLGFDFHHTDFPLKIDFPIFVQSMLDYTLNIGIQEKTNILVGEGLNLNILPKTEEISIIKPDGKKEMLSLSLALSPYTAQELGVYKIEQRIGEELPISYFASNVNTQHESMYQSMTNEEREEMAQEGKKVKGERSISNILLLLAILILAAEWVVYSRGN; the protein is encoded by the coding sequence ATGAGCTTTTATTCTCCGATTTTCTTTTTGCTTTTTATAGGTTTGGTACCTATTATAATTATGTATTTACTAAAAAAACAGCATACAGAGCTTACCATATCTAGTAATTATTTATGGGAGAAGGCTCTCCGAGATGTGGAAGCAAACAGACCTTGGCAGAAGCTAAAGAAAAATCTTCTGCTTATTTTGCAATTATTAATTTTTTCATTAGCAGTCTTTGCATTAGCACGTCCATTTATTTTTTCAAATGCTATAAGTGGGGGTCATACTATTATAGTCCTAGATACATCCTTGAGTATGCAAGGGAAATCGAAGGACAGTACTAGATTTGACATTGGAAAAAAAGAAGGCGAAAAGCTAATAGAAAATCTTAGACCAGATAGTAGAGTTACTATTATTGCAATGGATGCTACACCTAATATTATATTAAACAGTACAAAAGACCAGAAGCTAGCGAGGAAAAAGCTAGAGGAGCTAAAGCCTTCCAACACTGTAGATAATGTGGAGGAAACCATATCTCTTTTGAAGGCAATGGTCAAGGATGAAGAGGACTATTCCATACTTGTGTTTACAGATAAAGGGATTGAAGCGGATATAGATAATTTATTTGTAAATTACATTGATGGAGAAGAAAAAAATATAGCTATAGATAATATTTCCCACTCTATTGATAAAAATGGTATTACTGCTCTTACAAGAGTTACAAACTATTCAGACGAGGATGTAAAATTTGATTTATCACTGTATGTAGATAATAAACTTAGTGATGTTAAAGAAATTAGCCTTCCTCCAAGAGAAAGCAATAATATTTATTGGCAGGGAATTCATCCTAATGTAGGAATAATAACAGTAGAAGCAGATATAGATGACAGCTTAAAAGAGGATAATATAAGATATCATGTAGTAAATCCTAATCCTATAAAAAAAGCATTATTAATGACTAAGGGAAATGTATTTCTAGAGAAGGCCATTAGCTTAAATAATAATGTAGAATTATATAAGATAAATGAAGCTTCAGAGAATATAGAAGGATATGATTTATATATTTTTGATGGTATGGCTCCAGAAAAGCTTCCTACAGATGGCAATATTATTATGATAAATCTTGAAAACAATGAATTGTTTAAAGCTCCTGTTGTAAAATTTGGTGAGCTAAAGGCATTAAATGATGAATTGTTTAAATATGTGAATCTTGACTTTTCTCTAAGTGAGGCCAGATATATTAAAGACGCTGATTGGATTGAACCAGTGCTTTTAATAGATGATAATACTGTAATTGGAAAGGGACAAAAAGATAATCAAAAGATGATAGTCTTAGGCTTTGACTTTCACCATACAGATTTTCCGCTTAAAATAGACTTTCCTATTTTTGTTCAAAGCATGCTAGATTATACTTTAAACATTGGAATTCAAGAAAAGACTAACATATTAGTAGGGGAAGGCCTGAATCTAAACATTTTACCTAAAACTGAGGAAATAAGTATAATAAAACCAGATGGAAAAAAAGAAATGCTGTCCTTATCTTTAGCATTGTCACCATATACTGCACAGGAGCTAGGTGTATATAAGATAGAACAAAGGATAGGAGAAGAATTGCCTATTAGCTACTTTGCTTCAAATGTAAATACACAGCATGAGTCAATGTACCAATCCATGACAAATGAAGAGAGAGAAGAAATGGCTCAGGAAGGAAAAAAGGTAAAAGGTGAGAGAAGCATTAGCAATATATTGCTGCTTTTAGCAATTCTAATATTAGCAGCTGAATGGGTGGTGTATAGTCGTGGTAATTAA
- a CDS encoding VWA domain-containing protein — protein MVIKFSNPLALVLMPLILISFYYFSRSLKSMNKDKYRMILAIRSTVAILLILALAGMNIRTYVDNIATVFAVDLSDSTRNQHEEYKKFIEEALEHTTKKDKVGIITFGQNGEIEYPLRDDLESIEFQTKPNGGLSNIEKGLKIAQTLLPDDSMRRIVLLTDGEENTGNSSLEASLIKNKDISFKIYSPEKIQREDVQLKGIDVPSKLYENQEFDIVIEIFSNVKTKGRLSLYRDNELSGEREINIEKGKNRFVFSDVAQGSGFKTYKAVITSPVDSLTQNNEYSTFTEIQGTPRILLIEGESGQGREIYKLLEASSIEVDYIKDKEAPISLSELVKYKTIVMSDVSLEHIEGGFLNSLKSYVRDYGGGLLVSGGENSFALGGYYKTPLEEILPVDMEMKVKGEVPSLGLMLVIDKSGSMEGGQFGINKMEIAKEAAIKAVNSLKPKDKIGVIAFDGTAQWVVRISTTDDEESIKSAIGAIRAGGGTSILPALDEAYLALKDADTKLKHIILLTDGQAESTGYEVLMDNIKEEGITVSTVAVGGDSDTRLLEWIAGTGNGRYYFADEFSSIPEIFTKETFLASKAYINNRSFTPVISNIHDIISPFHEGIPNLDGYIGASSKERATTILISDVGDPILVSWQYGLGRTVAWTSDLNGSWSGEYLSTQEGIDFIKNMIEWTFPRASSDTIAFETVNNGDEQEIIVTNIDEFHQDISTVATIIAPDLNTFDIELVPSKPGEYRGNFPVSNKGVYIVKVNQYKDGDIVNSSNNVVLSNYSKEYDNTSNMNILEVLKNRSGGEFITNPNEVFIDDLDRVYGSRELYPLLISMALVLFIFDIGIRRLNLGLIRFKRKKESIQENVTNNIKNATKAKKEAHIRSTMSQSFNDLGADALSYKTEKEEAGKTKEEKRESEKSSDQSLDTSRLLKAKDKKRR, from the coding sequence GTGGTAATTAAATTTAGCAATCCATTAGCTTTAGTATTAATGCCTTTAATCTTGATTTCCTTTTATTATTTTAGTAGAAGCTTAAAGTCTATGAATAAGGATAAATATAGAATGATATTAGCTATAAGGAGTACAGTAGCGATTTTGTTAATACTAGCTTTAGCAGGGATGAATATTAGAACATATGTAGATAATATAGCTACTGTATTTGCTGTAGATTTATCAGATAGTACAAGAAACCAGCATGAAGAGTATAAAAAGTTTATAGAGGAAGCACTGGAGCATACTACAAAAAAAGACAAGGTAGGGATAATTACCTTTGGACAAAATGGGGAAATAGAATATCCATTAAGAGATGATTTAGAGTCTATAGAATTTCAGACAAAGCCTAATGGAGGCCTTTCTAACATAGAAAAAGGACTTAAAATAGCTCAGACACTACTTCCTGATGATAGTATGAGAAGAATAGTTCTTCTCACTGATGGAGAAGAAAATACGGGAAATAGTAGTCTCGAAGCCTCCTTAATTAAAAATAAAGATATTAGCTTTAAAATATATAGTCCCGAAAAAATTCAGAGAGAAGATGTTCAGTTAAAAGGAATAGATGTTCCTAGCAAGCTTTATGAGAATCAGGAATTTGACATAGTTATAGAGATATTTAGCAATGTAAAAACCAAGGGAAGACTTTCCTTGTATAGAGATAATGAATTGTCAGGTGAAAGAGAAATAAATATTGAAAAAGGTAAAAATAGATTTGTATTTAGTGATGTGGCACAGGGATCGGGTTTTAAAACATATAAAGCAGTCATAACTTCACCTGTAGACAGCCTAACACAGAACAATGAATACTCTACATTTACAGAAATACAAGGTACACCTAGAATATTGTTAATTGAGGGAGAAAGCGGACAGGGAAGAGAAATATATAAGCTACTAGAAGCCTCTAGTATAGAGGTGGATTATATAAAGGATAAGGAGGCACCTATAAGTCTTTCTGAGTTGGTTAAATATAAAACTATAGTTATGAGCGATGTGTCTCTTGAACACATAGAAGGTGGTTTTTTAAATTCATTGAAAAGCTATGTACGAGACTATGGAGGAGGACTACTAGTATCCGGAGGAGAAAATAGCTTTGCACTAGGTGGATACTATAAAACACCTTTAGAGGAAATACTACCTGTAGACATGGAGATGAAGGTAAAGGGAGAGGTGCCTAGTCTAGGCCTTATGCTGGTCATAGATAAGTCAGGCAGTATGGAAGGCGGACAATTTGGTATAAACAAAATGGAAATAGCAAAGGAAGCAGCAATTAAGGCTGTAAACTCTCTTAAGCCAAAGGATAAAATAGGTGTTATAGCCTTTGACGGAACAGCCCAATGGGTAGTGAGGATATCTACAACAGATGATGAGGAAAGCATTAAATCAGCCATTGGAGCTATTAGAGCAGGTGGTGGCACTAGTATTCTCCCTGCATTAGACGAAGCATATTTAGCTTTAAAGGATGCAGATACTAAGCTAAAGCATATAATTCTTCTTACAGATGGACAGGCAGAATCAACAGGCTATGAAGTTTTAATGGATAATATAAAAGAAGAAGGTATCACAGTATCTACAGTAGCTGTTGGTGGTGATTCAGATACTAGACTATTAGAATGGATTGCTGGTACTGGTAACGGCAGATATTATTTTGCAGATGAATTTTCATCAATACCTGAAATATTTACTAAGGAAACATTCTTAGCTTCAAAAGCCTATATAAACAATAGGAGCTTTACACCGGTGATTTCAAATATCCATGATATAATAAGTCCATTTCATGAAGGAATACCTAACTTAGATGGATATATTGGAGCATCTAGCAAGGAAAGAGCAACTACAATACTTATTAGTGATGTAGGAGATCCAATATTAGTTTCATGGCAATATGGCTTAGGTAGGACTGTAGCATGGACATCAGATTTAAATGGAAGCTGGAGTGGGGAATATTTATCTACCCAGGAAGGGATAGATTTTATTAAAAACATGATTGAATGGACCTTCCCAAGAGCATCTAGCGATACAATTGCCTTTGAAACGGTTAATAATGGAGATGAACAAGAAATAATTGTAACAAATATTGATGAATTTCATCAGGATATAAGTACTGTAGCTACTATAATAGCACCAGATTTAAATACTTTTGATATAGAATTAGTACCTTCTAAGCCAGGAGAATATAGAGGAAATTTCCCAGTTTCTAATAAAGGTGTATATATAGTTAAGGTAAACCAATATAAAGATGGAGATATAGTAAATTCTTCAAACAATGTAGTGTTATCAAATTATTCTAAGGAATATGATAATACTTCTAATATGAATATATTAGAAGTATTAAAAAACAGGTCTGGTGGAGAATTTATTACAAACCCAAATGAAGTATTTATAGATGATTTAGATAGAGTATATGGAAGCAGAGAATTGTATCCCTTACTTATTTCAATGGCATTAGTGCTATTCATTTTTGATATTGGAATAAGAAGACTAAATTTAGGATTGATTAGATTTAAACGAAAAAAGGAAAGCATTCAAGAGAATGTTACTAATAATATTAAGAATGCAACTAAAGCAAAAAAAGAAGCTCATATAAGAAGTACTATGTCCCAAAGCTTTAATGACCTAGGAGCTGATGCCCTTAGCTATAAGACAGAAAAAGAAGAAGCAGGTAAAACTAAAGAAGAAAAAAGAGAAAGTGAGAAATCATCAGACCAAAGCCTAGATACTTCTAGACTGTTAAAAGCAAAGGATAAGAAAAGGAGATAA
- a CDS encoding AAA family ATPase encodes MEIAEKDIMDFREKTEKIKAEIGKAIIGQKDVIEQVLIAILCEGNVLLEGVPGLGKTQLVKTIGKVLDLEFSRIQFTPDLMPADVVGTNIISQDEKGVGRFTFQKGPIFSNIVLADEINRATPKTQSAMLEAMQEKTVTVGNHTYTMSKPFFVLATQNPIEMEGTYPLPEAQMDRFLFKLDVKFPKLEELSQIVSITTSVNENELEKVSNGEELIKMANIAKDVPVAKPVMDYAMKLILGTHPEESLSPEITKKYVRYGSSPRGAQAIIKAARVKALMEGRYNVAFDDINYAAYPVLRHRVLLNFEAVSDNISSEKIIQEIILSS; translated from the coding sequence ATGGAAATAGCTGAAAAGGATATAATGGATTTTAGAGAGAAGACGGAAAAAATCAAAGCAGAAATAGGAAAAGCGATAATAGGACAAAAGGATGTTATAGAACAGGTATTGATTGCAATCCTATGTGAAGGCAATGTACTATTAGAAGGTGTACCTGGCCTAGGGAAAACTCAGCTTGTAAAGACAATAGGCAAGGTCCTTGATTTAGAATTTTCAAGAATACAATTTACTCCAGACTTAATGCCTGCAGACGTAGTAGGGACTAATATTATTTCTCAAGATGAAAAGGGTGTCGGCAGATTTACATTTCAAAAAGGACCTATATTTAGCAATATAGTCCTTGCAGATGAGATAAACAGAGCAACACCAAAAACTCAAAGTGCAATGCTAGAGGCAATGCAGGAAAAGACCGTTACAGTAGGTAATCATACTTATACCATGAGTAAGCCTTTTTTCGTATTAGCCACTCAAAACCCTATAGAGATGGAAGGAACATATCCATTGCCTGAAGCTCAAATGGACAGGTTTTTATTTAAGTTAGATGTTAAGTTTCCTAAGCTAGAGGAGCTTAGTCAAATAGTTAGTATTACCACCTCAGTTAATGAAAATGAATTAGAAAAAGTAAGCAATGGAGAAGAGCTTATTAAAATGGCCAATATTGCTAAGGATGTTCCTGTGGCGAAGCCTGTTATGGATTATGCTATGAAGCTTATACTAGGGACACATCCAGAAGAAAGCTTAAGTCCAGAAATAACTAAAAAATATGTAAGATATGGCTCAAGCCCTAGAGGAGCACAGGCAATCATTAAAGCAGCTAGAGTAAAAGCTTTAATGGAAGGAAGATACAATGTAGCCTTTGATGACATTAACTATGCAGCTTATCCAGTACTGAGGCACAGAGTACTACTAAACTTTGAAGCAGTATCAGATAATATTAGCAGTGAAAAAATAATCCAAGAAATAATACTTAGTTCTTAA
- a CDS encoding DUF58 domain-containing protein gives MEQRLIDSGLLKKLESLKLNSSIILNKGYGGGRKSKSKGSSVEFSDFREYAPGDDFRKIDWNAYGRFHKLFIKLFMEEREANINIFIDNSKSMDFGNPKKSTIGKQLALAIGYLSLVNMDRVNIYTSKEGKLEGLEGLSGKNNAYRLAGYLDSIDFHESEDVFSLTKTRGYKRGISIIISDLFSDGFEEIVKYLAFMNQSIAVLNVLSAEEINPLYSGDIRLIDSETEEGKDISITQSVISSYEKTLQKFINRNKEICRKFSCQYSLISNQLSIEAIIFDNLTSAGILR, from the coding sequence ATGGAACAAAGACTTATAGATAGTGGTTTATTAAAAAAACTAGAGTCCTTAAAGCTTAATTCTAGTATAATCCTGAATAAAGGCTATGGTGGAGGCAGAAAATCTAAAAGCAAAGGTTCCTCTGTAGAGTTTTCTGATTTTAGAGAATATGCTCCTGGGGATGACTTTAGAAAAATTGACTGGAACGCATATGGAAGATTTCATAAGCTTTTTATTAAACTGTTTATGGAAGAAAGAGAAGCAAATATTAATATTTTTATAGATAACTCTAAGTCAATGGATTTTGGGAATCCTAAAAAATCTACTATAGGAAAGCAATTAGCATTGGCAATAGGATATTTAAGCCTAGTAAATATGGATAGAGTCAATATTTATACTTCTAAAGAAGGCAAGCTAGAAGGCTTAGAGGGACTAAGCGGTAAAAATAACGCTTACAGATTAGCTGGATACCTAGACAGTATAGACTTCCATGAATCAGAGGATGTTTTTTCACTTACGAAAACAAGAGGATATAAAAGAGGAATATCAATAATAATATCTGACTTGTTTTCAGATGGCTTTGAAGAAATAGTTAAGTATTTAGCCTTTATGAATCAAAGCATAGCAGTACTAAATGTGCTTTCAGCTGAGGAAATAAATCCTTTATACTCAGGTGATATAAGGCTAATTGACAGTGAAACAGAGGAAGGAAAGGATATTAGCATAACCCAATCCGTTATCAGTTCATATGAAAAAACATTACAGAAATTTATAAATAGAAACAAGGAAATATGTAGAAAATTTAGCTGTCAATACAGCTTGATTTCAAATCAGCTTTCAATTGAAGCAATTATTTTTGATAATTTAACTAGTGCAGGAATATTGAGGTGA